The following proteins are encoded in a genomic region of Brachionichthys hirsutus isolate HB-005 chromosome 14, CSIRO-AGI_Bhir_v1, whole genome shotgun sequence:
- the LOC137903831 gene encoding B-type lectin plumieribetin-like, with protein sequence MSRNYMSRNDELRRGDSMVSNNGRWKAIFQNDGNFVIYDDGKATWASDTNESDGFRLCLQVDCNLVLYSQNGGVVWTTDTHTSETNMCHLQITDDGKLELSREANQLWSSAKNRGRKCY encoded by the exons ATGAGCAGGAACTACATGTCCAGAAATGATGAGCTCCGCAGGGGAGACTCCATGGTGTCCAACAACGGAAGGTGGAAAGCTATTTTCCAG AATGACGGTAACTTTGTCATCTATGATGATGGAAAGGCCACCTGGGCTTCAGACACTAATGAGTCAGATGGCTTCCGCCTGTGTCTGCAAGTTGACTGCAACCTGGTCCTCTACAGCCAAAACGGTGGTGTCGTGTGGaccacagacactcacacatcAGAGACCAACATGTGTCACCTGCAGATAACCGACGATGGGAAACTGGAGCTTTCCAGGGAGGCAAACCAACTCTGGAGCTCTGCTAAGAACAGGGGAAGGAAATGCTACTAA
- the nrbp2b gene encoding nuclear receptor-binding protein 2b, with amino-acid sequence MTMSVPESKSGSEGKEEESEDESEILEESPCGRWQKRKEQVSQGNVPGVESASLAMDTEEGVEVVWNEVLFSDKKVFKAQEEKIKEMFENLMQVEHPNIVKFHKYWLDMKESEARVIFITEYMSSGSLKQFLKKTKKNHKTMNVKAWKRWCTQILSALSYLHSCDPPIIHGNLTCDTIFIQHNGLIKIGSVWHRLFVNVFPDAGVHGKGRQHRDEQRNLHFFAPEYGAGEDDYAIDIFSFGICALEMAVLEIQANGDTAVSKEAIVNAGQSLEDPLMREFTQSCLRPEAKLRPTAHDLLFHRVLFEVHSLKLLAAHCLINNQYLLPENCVEEKTKSFDPNAVMAEIKHEDRQGVQLKYSHVSPLELDKFLEDVKNGIYPLMNFASTRPHPVPRALSLSQEQVETVKTPTPEPQETETRKVVQLHCNLESNEEGTKTHLSLFLKMDDKLHRQLSCDILPTDTSKDLASELVHYAFINEEDSEKVAGFLEDAISRHRVRVLDSGSTQ; translated from the exons ATGACGATGTCCGTCCCGGAGAGTAAATCAGGATCGGAggggaaggaagaggagagcgaggatGAGAGCGAAATCCTGGAGGAGAGCCCGTGTGGCCGCTGGCAGAAACGGAAGGAgcag GTAAGCCAGGGTAATGTCCCAGGTGTGGAAAGTGCCTCTCTGGCCATGGACACAGAGGAGGGCGTGGAGGTGGTGTGGAACGAGGTTCTGTTCTCTGACAAGAAGGTCTTCAAAGCACAGGAG gagaaGATCAAGGAGATGTTTGAGAACCTGATGCAGGTCGAACACCCAAACATCGTCAAATTCCACAAGTACTGGCTGGACATGAAGGAGAGCGAGGCGCGG GTTATATTCATCACAGAGTACATGTCGTCAGGCAGCCTCAAGCAATTTCTGAAGAAAACCAAGAAGAATCACAAGACTATGAATGTGAAG GCCTGGAAGAGATGGTGCACCCAGATCCTCTCTGCACTCAG CTATCTGCACTCGTGCGACCCGCCGATAATTCACGGCAACCTGACCTGCGACACGATCTTCATTCAGCACAACGGCCTCATCAAGATTGGTTCAG TGTGGCATCGGCTGTTTGTGAATG TGTTTCCAGATGCCGGTGTCCACGGGAAGGGGAGGCAGCATCGCGATGAGCAGAGGAATCTACATTTCTTTGCTCCTGAATATGGAG CTGGTGAAGATGATTACGCCATAGACATCTTCTCCTTTGGCATCTGTGCCCTAGAG ATGGCAGTTCTGGAGATCCAGGCCAACGGGGACACGGCGGTGTCCAAGGAGGCCATCGTCAATGCGGGTCAATCGCTGGAAGACCCTCTCATGAGA GAGTTCACCCAGTCTTGTTTGCGTCCCGAAGCCAAGCTCCGACCTACGGCTCACGACCTTCTGTTCCACCGCGTCCTGTTCGAGGTTCACTCCCTCAAACTGCTCGCCGCCCACTGCCTCATCAACAACCAGT ATTTGCTTCCGGAGAACTGTGTGGAGGAGAAAACCAAGTCATTTGATCCCAATGCCGTCATGGCAGAAATTAAACATGAGGACAGACAAGGAGTTCAACTCAA aTATTCCCACGTGTCACCTTTGGAGCTGGACAAGTTTCTGGAGGATGTCAA GAATGGGATCTACCCCCTGATGAACTTCGCCTCGACCCGGCCTCACCCCGTCCCCCGAGCCCTGTCCCTGTCTCAGGAGCAGGTTGAGACGGTCAAGACGCCGACTCCTGAGCCCCAGGAGACGGAAACCAGGAAG GTGGTTCAGTTGCACTGCAACTTGGAGTCGAATGAAGAAGGGACCAAAACTCAT CTCTCTTTGTTTCTTAAGATGGATGACAAACTTCACAGGCAGCTTAGCTGTGACATCCTTCCAA CTGATACCTCCAAAGACCTTGCCAGTGAGCTTGTTCATTACGCATTTATAAATGAg GAGGACAGCGAGAAGGTTGCAGGATTCCTGGAGGACGCCATTAGCCGACACCGGGTCCGAGTACTTGATTCTGGGAGCACGCAGTGA